One Deltaproteobacteria bacterium DNA segment encodes these proteins:
- a CDS encoding sulfite exporter TauE/SafE family protein, with product MLNDVFITINQWMTSGSTIAVLGCFLWGMVSVVLSPCHMASIPLMVSYVAGQNQILQARQAASFALLFTFGLFITIALVGIVCSLLGRMLGEISPYWTIPVGALLLWIALDMLGLARSMMSGQLLSRLRFRGRGGAFLLGLAYGVLSGTCTFGFIAPILAIITVQEKIAVGIVLITVFGIGHCIPIAVAGSFTATVKRLVESERFQQGGKWFRKGAGVVIALIAVYFIVTPFVSTGIQP from the coding sequence ATGCTAAATGATGTTTTTATTACGATCAATCAGTGGATGACCAGCGGATCTACCATCGCCGTTTTGGGCTGCTTCCTCTGGGGGATGGTCAGTGTGGTGCTGAGCCCGTGTCACATGGCTTCCATACCGCTGATGGTCAGTTATGTGGCGGGTCAAAACCAAATTTTGCAGGCAAGACAGGCGGCCTCCTTCGCGTTGTTATTTACCTTCGGGTTGTTCATTACCATTGCCCTTGTAGGTATTGTGTGTTCGCTGTTGGGCCGGATGCTCGGGGAAATCAGTCCCTACTGGACGATTCCGGTGGGAGCCCTATTACTCTGGATCGCCTTGGACATGTTGGGTCTGGCGAGATCGATGATGTCGGGTCAGCTCCTGTCCCGTCTCAGGTTTCGGGGCAGGGGAGGCGCTTTCCTGCTGGGGCTGGCCTACGGCGTTCTTTCCGGGACATGCACGTTTGGATTCATCGCCCCTATCCTGGCGATCATCACCGTTCAGGAAAAGATCGCTGTGGGAATTGTTTTGATTACTGTTTTCGGGATCGGACACTGCATCCCGATCGCTGTGGCGGGAAGCTTTACCGCCACGGTGAAGCGGCTGGTCGAGAGCGAACGGTTTCAACAGGGCGGCAAGTGGTTCAGAAAAGGCGCGGGAGTTGTCATTGCCCTCATCGCCGTCTATTTCATCGTTACCCCCTTTGTTTCCACCGGGATTCAGCCTTAG